One genomic window of Candidatus Baltobacteraceae bacterium includes the following:
- a CDS encoding ABC transporter permease — protein MIYLQEAFAVLFANKVRSLLTITGLIIGVGAVIAIQVLGASMAGSIDGLIGNMSDNSFIIFPSQTQRNVNEAVIKLSDLQQVVDNVPSIIDGVPIGGSQDLVRNGHVEGRYRISPESANPFNNLPLLYGRKIDADDVTGATNVAVISNDVYLRLFPSGGDPTGQSIYAGPNRFLIVGVLTPPKRGFLNASFGGGIAIPWTTYVHRYLRGDQIFAARFVASDASKIGSSEVAVINELRQLRGKPDLQYQTFDKSQFSQGVAGVFNAITFVVAVIGAVSLLVAGIGIMNIMLVSVAERTREIGVRKAIGARRSQVLAQFFIEALTLCGVGCAIGWAIGVGIGALVNNVAIIKVTGSVVPVPWLQTIATTVAFAVVVTLAFGTYPAFRAASLDPIEALRYE, from the coding sequence ATGATTTACCTTCAAGAAGCGTTCGCGGTGCTGTTCGCAAACAAGGTCCGATCTCTGCTCACCATCACGGGCTTGATCATCGGCGTCGGCGCCGTGATCGCCATCCAAGTGCTGGGAGCCAGCATGGCCGGTTCGATTGACGGTCTCATAGGCAACATGTCCGATAACTCATTTATCATCTTTCCTTCACAGACGCAACGCAACGTCAACGAAGCGGTGATAAAGCTCAGCGACCTTCAACAAGTCGTCGACAACGTGCCGTCGATAATCGACGGCGTCCCGATCGGCGGCTCGCAAGATCTGGTGCGCAACGGACACGTCGAAGGGCGCTATCGCATTTCGCCTGAAAGCGCCAACCCGTTCAATAATCTGCCGCTGCTTTACGGACGCAAAATCGATGCCGACGACGTGACCGGTGCCACCAACGTCGCGGTCATCTCGAACGACGTGTACCTGCGATTATTCCCGAGCGGCGGCGATCCGACCGGCCAAAGCATCTACGCGGGCCCAAACCGCTTTCTCATCGTGGGGGTGTTGACGCCGCCGAAGCGAGGTTTTCTCAACGCGAGTTTCGGGGGCGGCATCGCCATCCCGTGGACGACGTACGTCCACCGCTACCTGCGCGGCGACCAGATCTTTGCCGCCCGCTTCGTGGCGTCGGACGCGTCGAAGATCGGCAGTTCCGAGGTCGCCGTCATCAACGAGCTGCGCCAACTGCGCGGCAAGCCCGATCTGCAGTACCAAACTTTCGACAAATCGCAGTTCTCGCAGGGCGTCGCCGGCGTTTTCAACGCGATCACGTTCGTCGTGGCGGTCATCGGGGCCGTCTCGCTATTGGTCGCCGGCATCGGGATCATGAACATCATGCTCGTCTCGGTTGCCGAGCGCACTCGGGAAATCGGCGTGCGCAAGGCGATCGGTGCGCGACGGTCACAAGTGCTCGCGCAGTTTTTCATCGAGGCACTCACGCTGTGCGGGGTTGGATGCGCGATCGGTTGGGCGATCGGCGTCGGCATCGGCGCGCTGGTCAATAACGTTGCGATCATTAAGGTGACGGGAAGCGTCGTACCCGTTCCATGGCTGCAAACGATCGCCACCACGGTCGCCTTCGCCGTCGTAGTAACGCTGGCGTTCGGTACCTATCCCGCATTTAGAGCGGCCAGTCTAGATCCTA
- a CDS encoding ABC transporter permease: MTVLFAYVEEAAAALWRNRVRSALTMLGMIIGSASIIAVFGISRAATSGITGTFASFGVLPVWVSVDESQDDPTAAQIQYRDVAAVREALGDSAIDVGPVWSRSYTVAAGNTHDYEQVTSWDGYNDNSLAMAEGRQIDRDDVDRAAQVCVLTADLARKYLGGGPAVGRYLRVGGNRCEVIGVYADIKGSFMSAVFSNSSVYLPATTFYRSLSPGSVDDVQVFPADQSRADEIGNETIAALQRIHGSKSQYQVQNGAGFVAAFSSVLSVIATGLSAIGGVALLVAGIGIMNIMLVSVAERTREIGIRKAIGASRGNIILQFMLEAVVLSIIGGGIGMGIGIAATIGTAFLLSKQLGELIIPYVLIVSIALSFSIAIGMIFGTYPAIRAASLDPIEALRS; encoded by the coding sequence GTGACGGTTCTCTTCGCCTATGTCGAAGAGGCGGCCGCCGCGCTCTGGCGCAACCGCGTCCGCTCGGCGTTGACCATGCTCGGCATGATCATCGGAAGCGCGTCGATCATCGCAGTCTTCGGTATCAGCCGCGCGGCGACGAGCGGCATCACGGGGACTTTCGCCTCGTTTGGCGTTCTGCCGGTTTGGGTCAGCGTCGACGAGTCGCAGGACGACCCGACGGCCGCTCAGATTCAATATCGCGACGTCGCAGCCGTGCGGGAGGCGCTCGGCGATAGCGCCATCGACGTTGGGCCCGTATGGTCACGCAGCTATACCGTTGCGGCCGGCAATACGCACGACTACGAACAAGTTACGTCGTGGGACGGGTATAACGACAATTCGCTAGCGATGGCGGAAGGTCGCCAGATCGATCGCGACGACGTCGATCGTGCCGCGCAAGTCTGCGTGCTCACCGCAGATCTGGCACGCAAGTACCTTGGGGGAGGTCCGGCCGTCGGACGTTATCTGCGAGTCGGCGGGAACCGCTGCGAGGTCATCGGCGTATACGCCGACATCAAAGGCTCGTTCATGAGTGCGGTTTTCAGCAACAGCTCTGTGTACTTGCCCGCCACAACGTTCTACCGCAGCCTCAGTCCCGGCAGCGTCGATGACGTTCAGGTGTTTCCGGCCGATCAGAGCCGGGCCGACGAGATCGGAAACGAAACGATCGCGGCCTTACAGCGCATTCATGGATCCAAATCGCAGTACCAAGTTCAGAACGGCGCCGGATTCGTCGCCGCGTTCAGCAGCGTGCTCAGCGTCATCGCGACGGGCCTTTCCGCTATCGGCGGCGTCGCGCTGCTCGTAGCGGGAATCGGGATCATGAACATCATGCTGGTTTCGGTCGCCGAGCGGACGCGTGAGATCGGCATTCGCAAAGCGATCGGTGCCAGCCGCGGCAACATTATCCTGCAGTTCATGCTCGAGGCCGTTGTCCTTTCGATCATAGGCGGCGGAATCGGAATGGGCATCGGCATCGCGGCGACCATCGGAACTGCGTTCCTGCTGAGTAAGCAGCTCGGCGAACTGATCATTCCCTACGTCTTGATCGTGAGCATCGCGCTGTCGTTTTCAATTGCAATCGGAATGATCTTTGGGACGTATCCTGCGATTCGCGCGGCGAGTTTGGATCCCATCGAGGCGCTCCGCTCGTGA